A window of Nasonia vitripennis strain AsymCx chromosome 3 unlocalized genomic scaffold, Nvit_psr_1.1 chr3_random0004, whole genome shotgun sequence contains these coding sequences:
- the LOC100678590 gene encoding uncharacterized protein LOC100678590 has protein sequence MATTKRTLLSTILFVFILNGHSKFILSANIENNCLIKKDYIDLDSSKSPLVLYPNYVMNFGIEGFSYSKHLLNYLYPINDVTCFYGDSSRSSMIMRLACPGKTLVFPSSASKINSLNLSSATLILYMKMFLKVTEYSTYFDIDKLRDYPITCSGVYEPTIKPIKPNTYTIGYQINILDFLPTIYLSYDEDKKEITAHAKVKYIVNGKPKVTENNTYVNSLTFDNITFADIYNKEYQLNILKELLKNDTLLDMYTAGENYLVPAQLISKEDLFYVSEQRCTLFYENTVPMWKSINEGNWKLVDEIIRKLAEETKSDFNIFAGSINTLNINDNLIYFGNYKNNTIVPVPKVVYKIAHDPSVIEKHHSDMHVMQKNVRGVAFITVNDPYVNITQHKNVYCNKLIDNNNIYPSFSIVEKGYTYACALEDFNLWQSIRKTFY, from the exons ATGGCAACTACTAAGCGCACTTTATTATCTACGATTCTTTTCGTTTTCATTCTAAATG gtcattcaaaatttatattatcggcaaatattgaaaataactgtttgataaaaaaagattatatcGACCTTGATTCTTCAAAATCACCACTTGTTCTTTACCCTAACTACGTAATGAACTTTGGTATAGAAGGTTTCTCATACAGTAAACatcttttaaattatttatatccaATAAACGATGTAACGTGTTTTTATGGTGATTCCTCACGTTCGTCCATGATAATGAGATTAGCATGTCCAGGAAAAACTTTGGTATTCCCAAGCAGTGCTTCCAAAATAAATAGTTTAAATCTAAGTTCTGCCACTTTGATCTTATACATGAAAATGTTTCTTAAAGTAACGGAGTATTCTACATACTTTGATATTGATAAACTGCGTGATTATCCTATCACGTGTTCAGGAGTGTATGAACCAACAATCAAGCCAATAAAACCTAACACATATACAATTGGAtatcaaataaatattcttgATTTTTTGCCGACGATCTATTTATCCTATGATGaggataaaaaagaaataactgCACATGCAAAAGTTAAGTACATAGTGAATGGCAAGCCAAAAGTGACAGAAAATAATACGTATGTAAACAGTTTGACATTCGATAACATAACGTTCGCcgatatttataataaagagTACCAACTGAACATTTTGAAAGAGCTTCTGAAAAATGATACGTTGCTTGATATGTATACGGCAG gtgaaaattatttagtgcCAGCTCAATTGATATCAAAAGAAGATTTGTTCTATGTTTCTGAACAGAGATGCACGCTCTTTTATGAAAACACAGTGCCGATGTGGAAAAGTATAAACGAAGGAAATTGGAAATTGGTCGACGAAATCATTAGAAAATTAGCCGAAGAGACAAAAAgtgatttcaatattttcgCTGGCTCCATCAACACATTAAACATCAATGATAACCTCATTTACTTTGgcaattacaaaaataataccaTCGTTCCGGTTCCAAAAGTTGTTTACAAGATTGCGCACGACCCGAGCGTTATCGAAAAACATCATTCAGACATGCATGtaatgcaaaaaaatgttCGAGGAGTAGCATTCATCACTGTTAATGATCCTTACGTTAACATTACGCAGCACAAAAACGTTTATTGTAATAAGTTaatcgataataataatatttatccgTCCTTTTCAATTGTAGAGAAAGGTTACACTTACGCGTGTGCTCTTGAAGATTTCAATTTGTGGCAATCTATAAggaaaactttttattaa
- the LOC103317119 gene encoding ankyrin-1-like, with product MDHGVDLEARVVAQRTALHLAVRKGQVKVVQMLLERGANVNTVCTGNMTPLLESVYTSKVDELIPLLLKHGADINTKNDDGFNVLRLLTSSLDKEHIDLAKTLIEKGLSPCDVVSDQYHPLHVAVQKGKIKLVKLFLDFDADVNAVGFRDEFPLFVAAKDCEDPIMLLTLLERGAKIDQKLSSGLTALFTLISNQSSHPNKTH from the exons ATGGACCATGGCGTCGATTTAGAAGCTCGAGTAGTAGCTCAGAGGACGGCTTTACATTTGGCTGTAAGAAAAGGCCAAGTAAAGGTGGTTCAGATGCTTCTCGAAAGAGGTGCCAATGTCAATACCGTTTGCACAGGTAACATGACACCACTGCTCGAGTCGGTCTATACTAGCAAAGTTGACGAACTGATACCGTTGCTATTAAAACATGGAGCCGACATTAACACCAAAAATGATGATGGTTTTAACGTCTTGCGCCTCTTGACATCATCGCTTGATAAAGAACACATCGATCTAGCCAAAACTTTAATCGAGAAGGGCCTCTCACCTTGCGATGTAGTCTCGGACCAGTACCATCCGCTACACGTCGCCGTTCAAAAgggaaaaattaaattg GTAAAACTCTTTTTGGACTTTGATGCTGACGTTAATGCGGTAGGATTTCGCGACGAATTTCCGTTGTTCGTCGCCGCAAAGGACTGCGAGGACCCGATAATGCTGCTGACTCTACTCGAAAGGGGCGCAAAAATTGACCAGAAATTGAGTTCTGGCTTGACTGCATTATTTACCCTTATATCAAATCAGAGCTCACATCCTAACAAAACTCACTAG